The genomic stretch CTTTTAGCAATTCTGGTCTTAAAATGGGGAATGAATACCGAAGCCGCTGTACAACCGGATTCAGGGTCTTTAGATCCATCCGTAAAAATGGTAATCTCCTGACAATATTGCTGATCCAGATACTGTTGCGTCATCTCGTCCTTAGGTACCAATCCCTCATTATCTTTCATTTTTTCCAGTAGCTGCAAGTCAACTATTGGCATAGGAAATAACCAAAGAGGAGTTATTGGAATTGCCACTGTAGTACTGACATCAATTCTTGTCAGTCTCATGTCCTGGGCCTCTTTTTGCACATACCATCTAAAACTTGTGTTATCTTGTTTTTGTTCCCAGCACTCTTCTAATATCTTTTAAGCTGGATGGATTTCATAATGTCCTTTTAAAGATGTCCAATATGCTGTAGCCCACTTGAGTCTATGGATTCCCATTGGCATCTCTCCCATCTCTACCTGTATAGCTGATATAGGAGAGGTTCTAAAAGCACCACAACATACACGCAAGGCTTTTGCATGAATAACATCcaccttttttaataaatttgctgaTGCATATCTGTATACTATACTCCCATAATCAATTGTTGATCTTATAAGTGCACAATCTATGTTCCTTAATGCATAGCGTCTAGCACCCCATTCCACTCCTGCTAAGCACCTCattacatttctttctttcttatactTATCAATTAACTTCTGTATATGTTCAGCAAATGTCAATTTCGTATCCAACCACACTCCTAAAAATATCATATTTGAGACCTGTTCTAACACTTATGGTGGCCTCACAGCAGAAGGTAAACACGCTGGAGCCTGTGCATAAATGTCTAATAGGAGATGGAACTTGTCGGagagtctgcataatgtggccgatcctagggtactggaactcccCGTATGATCATATTGTGCCCGGTTCTCAAAGCAGTCACAACCCCCTCATCCTTGTTTtccacagattaaaaaaaaatgtcatactgcTTAAGAAAGACATCATATTTTCACTACAAGCCCATTAAATGAGTTcctcaaaaaagtcatgtgatttTCAAAACATTCCACATTTATGAAAGTAACTGATCCAGAGTTATGAAATTAATGAAAGTAGCAGAATAGTTCCTGTCTTTTGATAGAGGGAAGACAGCAGTTCTACTAATCACAGCACACATTAGCAAGAGGTTCATTGCCTCTTGTTGGTTGTCTGCTGACACTGATGGCATGATGGAATCGGAGAACATTTATCAAAATGCTGAAGCCATAAACTGCATCAAGTCCAGTGAGAGAGACCCGAAAACAGAAGATCTGTATGCCAATGAGGACACTTTCATCCAGACTGAAGCAAAAGCTCAAAATCATGGTAAGCAGGGAATTGAGTGTTAAACAGAACTGGTGTCACATATTAGAAAGATCTAATAGTTACTTAATGGTAATTTGTCAGTTATAGTTTCTGTTCACTTGTGCATTTATTGCTTTATACTGAATTTCAGTTTATTTCAGCTTCCATCTTGACTTTACCAGTTCTTTGTAGTTATAATATGACCATACTTCTTAAAAGCTCTATCTATTTAAAACTGTATAGTTGATTTAAAACATTGTTCTAATCATATGGAgtttattgctattttgtgtGGTTTTTCCCATGTTTTACAGGAGGAAGTGGACGTTTTATGCTGAGCACTGTGTTTTTTGGGCTCATTTGTGTTTTATTGGTGGTCGGCATCatagtgcaacataacaaacTCACGAAAGAGCGAGAGCTGTTGAATCTGAGTTATACAAACATAGTTAAAGAGTACAACCAAACTATAAACAGGCTGCAGGTCAATTACAGTGATCAAACTATTGAAAAAGACCAGTTACAGAGCAGATTCAACTCTTTGAATAAGAAGAAACTGCAGCTGGAGACTGAAATAAAGAAGAAGAATTCTCAAAAGGGTTTGTGTAAATTCAGTCACTACACAtagtttcattattttattggttaatttatttaaatgaataagtGCATCCCATTCTGTGTGTGGAAACGGTCAGGCTGGTATTTCATATCCAGTGAGGAGAAGAGCTGGTCGGACAGCAGACAGTTCTGCAGGGATCATGGTGGAGATCTGCTCATTATCAACAGTGAAGAGGAACAGGTAGAGTTTGTGAgcttgtgtatttgtttgttaaaggagagaaagagattaATTACACTATAGCCTGTTTTTATCCACAGAGGCTCATATCTTCATTCAAGCAGAATGTGTGGATTGGTTTGTCAGACATCAAGCAAGAGGGTGACATGAAATGGGTGAATAATTCACCGCTGAATGAAGGGTAAGTGTTGAACCACTGGCAGATGTAGTGTGCAACTGTGTATTTGTAACTCGATTTCAGCATGTTTACGATCAGAGTAACTGAGAATCTGATTACATGTTATTCAGGTTTTGGAAAGAAAATGAACCGAATAACTTGGGTGGAAATGAGGACTGTGTTGTTCTGGATCCAGCATTACCGGTCCTGAAGAACTGGAATGATCTTCTGTGCTCACAGAAGAGAAAATGGATTTGTGAGAATTAGCTGTGTCATGGTGAAAacgttctgttttgttatttgagaaagtgaaactgaaaaatgaataaaaatgactttttggtcattttatttttttgtcttcaaTCATTTCCAAAATTATGGAgaattttgaaataaatgtagctCAAATGTAAATAGTTATTAATTTGTTGAACAATATTAATGCGTGAATTCACTTACcaataaaaagccaatgaatAGTTTCTGTTTTTAACTGCAACCCTAGTGTTTGCACTTAACTGCATTTTTAACATCATGCCTAAATATGTATTGCCTGTAAAGTCAGTTTTTCAGCACTTTAATCTTTCCAGTCATCAGACCAGCACTTGTCGCTACTAAACAAATGGAATAAATCTGGCAGTATGGGACTATGATCaatgtaaacatttataaaatgcaCGAAGAGCCCCTTTCCTTCTAACATCTAGTCATCAGTGTTGTGTAACTTAATCTCctacaaattattaattacttctctaacactgttatcagattactttactaatcaCTTCATCAAAAACATAATCACATTACTTATTGCTTTACTTTTGTTACTTTTGAAAACACGTTTCACAGAGAAGTTGTTTTTTCCGCTCAACGAGTTAAAAataagtagccaaaaactttatacactgatgagcaaaaacattatgaccactcacaggtgaagcgaataatgttgatcatctcctaacaaggccacattttaaggtctgggtagattagatggtaagcaaacaatcagttctcgtagtcaacatgttgaatgcaggagaaatgggcaggagtaaagacctgagcgactttgacatggGCCAAAATGTTATGGCCgaacgactgggtcagagcatctctgaaatggcaaggattgtggggtgctcccggtcatcAGTGGTGAGAgtaaaagtaagagcatttccacacgtacaatgtgacgagaacttacaggattgggactaaacagctgtgtggacaCAAGAAACCCACTTGTTAGTGAGACTAATTGGAATaaacgacttcagtttgctagagagcataaagattggactgtggagcaatggaaagtggtcatgtggtctgatgagtccagatttaccctatcccaaagcgatgggcgcgtcatgcatagtgccaactgtacaagcctctgcaggcagtgttatgatctggggttgcttcagttggtcagatTTAgtctcagcaacattatgcgccaacaaaatgaagtcagctgaatgtactgaatgaccacgttatcccatcaatggagtttttcttccctgatggcacgggcaacTTTCTGTTTATCATGAATAATTCCATAAATCTTTCATGAGTCTTTGTATTTGTAATTTGGGGGGTTTTTCCTGACAGTTTAGTCCACAGTGTATGTGAATGGTGAGTTTTTaaatttgtgtgtgaaaaattgcaggaggcagcccaaaaatgcaccagaattTAAGGGgttttaatatgcaaagacaactaagTAAGCTATTCATTggtaaattttcttgaaaactgtaaacactgtgtctctgtggcccTAAAACTattcctgtttgttttaaacCACCTCGTCTCCTGATAGAAGATAACATTGGCGTCGACCAATGGCGTCAGTTGGGGGCGGGAATATCTGTTCGTTTGATCAATGGAAAACAGGGGCATTTTCATtgatttgaaaacaatgtttattttatcaATTCCCTTTGGTGGTACAAGTGACGCAGAAATGATATACTGCAGCTTTAAGttgattacttttaagtacattaaatACTGGCTGGAGAAGTATAGGCACTAGCGCAGAAGAAAGTACTCGTACAGTAAgttcaagttaagttcaatagtaagtgcaattagtgtggattgctCGTGGAACACATGTTTTCAGcaggttcttgaatgttgagatggtagcAGCTGATTGTGggaaggttggaagctcattccaccacagaagaacagagaaagtgaaatagcctctttgtgatgggaccactagGCGCCGCTCGTAGTTGGAACATCGACCTGTATAAGTGAACTGAAGTAAGTGGGTGCGgatccattggctgtcctgaatgACAGAGTCAAAGCTTTTAATTTGATGCGGGCatctacaggtagccagtggagtgaaatcaagagtggagtGACATTTccggctgattgaagaccagatgcgctgatgcattctggaccatctgcagaggcttaattgtgttagctaggaggccagccaacagagcattgcagtagtccagtcttgaaatgaccagagcttggaccaggagctgtgcagcatattcagccAAAAAAGGTCTAATTTTCCTGATGTTATAAAGTGCAAATCTACAAGATGAGATGTGGGTggtaaaattaagctggtcatcttccaccactcccaggttccaagctgttctggttggtgttagtgtagtgcTTGAGGAACACATGTCGTCAGCAGGTGTTGCTTGGACatctctcctctccaggagatcTTGAAAGACCTGCAAATGAGGTATGACTCAATTCACAGTCTGAAAATAGGATGAGGGGTTATGTTGGGGTCATGTGAGCAGATAGCAGAGAGAAACAGTGAATGATAATATGTGAGGGGTTTGAGACTGACTAATTGCACTGACTTAGCGATATTGACTCAACTAACAagtgtttaggaaa from Myxocyprinus asiaticus isolate MX2 ecotype Aquarium Trade chromosome 7, UBuf_Myxa_2, whole genome shotgun sequence encodes the following:
- the LOC127444262 gene encoding CD209 antigen-like protein 2, producing MMESENIYQNAEAINCIKSSERDPKTEDLYANEDTFIQTEAKAQNHGGSGRFMLSTVFFGLICVLLVVGIIVQHNKLTKERELLNLSYTNIVKEYNQTINRLQVNYSDQTIEKDQLQSRFNSLNKKKLQLETEIKKKNSQKGWYFISSEEKSWSDSRQFCRDHGGDLLIINSEEEQRLISSFKQNVWIGLSDIKQEGDMKWVNNSPLNEGFWKENEPNNLGGNEDCVVLDPALPVLKNWNDLLCSQKRKWIFSDITIELEHIHNSYSHQNKLETKVKSSSDELKKKDSERDMKSWSDSRQFCRDHGGDLLIINSEEEQRYITSLIKQRAWIGLSDIEKEGNIKWVDNTPLNKGAISARRTTSGIQMNGRDWNAQRSTDEERKSRLTVDRSCTIMTEYSVSRAFQR